One window of the Rufibacter radiotolerans genome contains the following:
- a CDS encoding ABC transporter permease, with protein MITTVYKDWIRQSNKLERLFLLAKIEFKLRYYENRLGLFWAVIKPLMDLAIYYIVFKTIMKQGVDNYASFLFIGLIFYNFFLESTSGTVSILNTKKYLYEYSNMNKLEIYISTLLSNSIGFLFNLTVFTFFYLVIEPGDNIITWKAVFIVPLFFNMFILALGFSLILSNVYIIAKDISQIWMVFTTLFFFVSPIFYRLQTFRESVPGADYINPFAGIIINARKVIMEGVYPEWELFYFDFGYAFLVLMLGLILLNKLGAKASEKL; from the coding sequence ATGATTACAACTGTTTACAAAGACTGGATTAGGCAAAGCAATAAACTGGAGAGACTCTTTTTATTGGCTAAGATTGAATTTAAATTACGATACTATGAAAATAGGCTAGGCTTGTTTTGGGCCGTTATCAAGCCTTTAATGGACTTAGCTATTTATTATATAGTTTTTAAAACTATTATGAAGCAGGGCGTGGATAACTACGCGTCTTTTCTTTTTATTGGTCTAATATTTTATAATTTTTTCTTAGAAAGCACCAGTGGCACTGTTTCTATTTTAAATACTAAAAAGTATTTATATGAATACAGTAATATGAATAAGCTGGAAATTTATATATCTACTTTGCTGAGTAATTCTATTGGCTTTCTTTTTAACCTCACCGTTTTTACTTTCTTTTATTTAGTAATAGAACCCGGAGATAATATAATTACCTGGAAGGCAGTGTTTATTGTTCCCCTTTTCTTTAATATGTTCATTTTGGCGTTGGGATTTTCTTTAATCCTGTCAAATGTTTATATAATAGCAAAAGATATAAGCCAGATTTGGATGGTGTTTACTACGCTGTTTTTCTTTGTGTCTCCAATTTTCTATAGGCTTCAGACCTTTAGAGAAAGTGTTCCTGGTGCTGATTATATCAATCCGTTTGCAGGTATTATTATAAATGCGCGTAAAGTAATAATGGAGGGCGTATATCCAGAGTGGGAGCTTTTCTATTTTGATTTTGGGTACGCCTTTCTGGTTTTAATGTTGGGATTAATTTTATTGAATAAGTTAGGAGCAAAGGCTTCTGAGAAATTGTAA
- a CDS encoding ABC transporter ATP-binding protein has protein sequence MDKQIAIKARNISKTFKITEDSHNTVKHRLFNIFNPPRRKFVPALKSLSLEIKKGECIGLLGRNGCGKSTLVKLLAGVYPTDSGYIQINGSTMLMNLGVGMSHELTARENIYVSGSVLGLKIKQVDAIFDEIIAFAELEDFVDTKIKFFSSGMVARLGFSVAVNAGADIMFLDEVFAVGDAKFQEKAIKVFESSWIEGRTVILVSHSMETIRKYCHRAAYMKNGELKYIGDPTTAIDMYLEDNQ, from the coding sequence ATGGATAAGCAGATAGCTATAAAAGCAAGAAATATTAGTAAAACGTTTAAGATTACAGAAGACAGCCATAATACAGTCAAGCATCGTCTTTTCAATATATTTAATCCGCCAAGAAGGAAGTTTGTGCCTGCTTTAAAAAGCTTGTCATTAGAAATAAAAAAAGGGGAGTGTATTGGGCTATTAGGACGTAATGGTTGTGGTAAATCTACGCTGGTAAAATTATTGGCAGGGGTGTACCCTACAGACAGTGGCTACATTCAAATTAATGGTTCTACCATGCTCATGAACCTTGGAGTAGGTATGAGCCATGAACTTACGGCCAGAGAAAATATTTATGTTTCGGGGTCAGTACTAGGCTTAAAAATAAAACAGGTAGATGCCATTTTTGATGAAATCATTGCCTTTGCCGAGTTAGAAGACTTTGTAGACACCAAAATAAAGTTCTTCTCCTCTGGTATGGTTGCCCGATTAGGGTTTTCTGTGGCCGTTAATGCAGGAGCAGATATTATGTTTTTAGATGAAGTTTTCGCGGTGGGCGATGCCAAATTTCAAGAGAAGGCCATTAAGGTTTTTGAAAGCTCCTGGATTGAAGGGAGAACCGTTATTCTTGTGAGCCATAGCATGGAAACCATAAGAAAATATTGTCATAGGGCGGCTTATATGAAAAATGGCGAATTAAAATATATAGGTGACCCTACTACTGCTATAGATATGTACTTGGAGGATAACCAGTAA
- a CDS encoding CatB-related O-acetyltransferase produces MGLINLDAEKIEVLKSHGLEVLPGMVHIDSDLSFSSPCGVKWSVTEQGVELGAFSYMVSGFICGTKIGRYCSFGENIQIGRQSHPLNWISTSPFLYLNNSMIVPFNEDLKEVTTQEIQYLPVPPTSLQRTVIGNDVWIGHGAMVLPGVTIGDGAIIAAGSVVTKDVPPYAIVGGNPASFIKFRLPFELISEIQKTEWWNYSPKVLNTFPIWSPTQFIEEFNKAKDQLEPYQGAFQKVSDILN; encoded by the coding sequence ATGGGATTGATAAATTTAGACGCTGAAAAAATTGAGGTTTTAAAAAGCCATGGATTAGAGGTTCTCCCTGGAATGGTTCATATTGATAGCGACCTTTCATTTTCCTCCCCCTGCGGTGTGAAATGGTCTGTTACCGAGCAAGGGGTTGAACTGGGCGCTTTTAGTTATATGGTCAGCGGATTCATTTGCGGAACTAAGATTGGGAGATACTGTTCTTTCGGGGAAAACATACAGATAGGGCGCCAAAGCCATCCTTTGAACTGGATCAGTACATCGCCATTCCTGTACCTCAATAACAGCATGATTGTTCCTTTTAATGAGGATTTAAAAGAGGTCACCACACAAGAAATACAATACTTACCTGTCCCGCCCACCAGCCTGCAGAGAACTGTCATAGGTAATGATGTCTGGATTGGGCATGGTGCTATGGTACTCCCTGGCGTCACAATTGGGGACGGGGCGATCATTGCAGCTGGTTCAGTTGTGACAAAAGATGTTCCGCCCTATGCCATAGTTGGAGGAAATCCTGCCAGCTTTATAAAGTTCAGATTACCTTTTGAATTAATTTCTGAAATCCAGAAAACAGAATGGTGGAATTACAGCCCAAAGGTTCTGAATACGTTTCCGATTTGGTCGCCAACCCAATTTATTGAAGAATTCAACAAAGCGAAAGATCAACTGGAACCTTACCAAGGTGCTTTCCAAAAAGTAAGCGACATACTTAATTAA